The following coding sequences lie in one Fimbriimonadaceae bacterium genomic window:
- a CDS encoding PQQ-binding-like beta-propeller repeat protein: MLRTTRTFALLLATVIAGAASAAFDGPAPVAWRWAESTTASPGGSPQVDSRAAYVAVGGYMYGIDRHSGNQLWRFPSGEPIAGVFRTGCVLANGVLVAISDDRQMYAVDVATGAKKWQVPLGDTVVATPVVAGDYVVVGTTRNDLYAYQLADGKPFWSKPYHLESVLHPYLAVWDKNVILSTADSSLIMVDVVAQKERWHRGLQRLSPGAFTVSNDRVYVNSNSYLIAFRANTGGDVWQVNTGELLAGAPSASPDLVATVSRSGKLVTYRGNGRPVMPKGVDLYSPVAGAPIVIGNSVIAATKSGSVNLLDGQTGDLKWNFTIPPLFKGIKAAPQGGRTGANSGGGPGFPGAGARGGSSTQEGEEIKAVPAVWTPTLDGDSLFVLAGDGSMLLFDKRYGVDLTAPSATMAWPNAGDQICGLAPLEIVFKIEDWGVGVDPNSIKVTINGQEYSTEPMREGYVSVKVNAINPRNKPLADGRATLVVHVTDWLGNVLDQKFSLTIDNSLKPLGSPKKPESTTGGFPGAGGKGGGGGSADGG; this comes from the coding sequence ATGCTTCGCACGACCCGTACGTTCGCCCTGCTCTTGGCGACGGTCATTGCTGGTGCCGCCTCGGCCGCGTTCGACGGACCCGCACCTGTCGCTTGGCGCTGGGCTGAGTCGACGACCGCCTCTCCCGGCGGATCGCCCCAGGTCGACAGCCGCGCCGCCTACGTGGCGGTCGGCGGCTACATGTACGGCATTGACCGCCACTCGGGCAACCAGCTATGGAGGTTTCCTTCGGGCGAACCGATCGCCGGTGTCTTCCGCACGGGATGCGTCCTCGCCAACGGCGTCCTCGTCGCGATCTCCGACGACCGGCAGATGTATGCCGTCGACGTGGCCACTGGCGCCAAGAAATGGCAAGTCCCCCTCGGTGACACCGTGGTCGCGACCCCGGTCGTCGCCGGCGACTACGTGGTGGTCGGCACGACAAGGAACGACCTGTACGCCTACCAACTCGCCGACGGCAAGCCGTTCTGGTCCAAGCCGTACCACCTGGAATCCGTCCTCCACCCCTACCTGGCCGTGTGGGACAAAAACGTCATTTTGAGCACGGCTGACTCCAGCCTCATCATGGTCGACGTCGTCGCCCAGAAGGAGCGGTGGCACCGTGGCCTGCAACGGCTCTCGCCCGGCGCGTTCACCGTTTCCAACGACCGGGTCTACGTCAACTCGAACTCCTATCTGATCGCGTTCCGCGCCAACACCGGCGGCGACGTCTGGCAGGTCAACACCGGTGAGCTCCTCGCCGGTGCGCCGTCGGCGAGCCCCGACCTGGTGGCGACGGTGTCGCGCAGCGGCAAACTGGTGACTTACCGTGGCAACGGGAGGCCGGTCATGCCCAAGGGCGTGGACTTGTACTCGCCGGTGGCCGGTGCACCCATCGTGATCGGCAACAGCGTCATCGCGGCGACGAAGTCCGGATCGGTGAACCTGCTGGACGGCCAGACTGGCGACCTGAAGTGGAACTTCACGATCCCGCCGCTCTTCAAGGGCATCAAGGCCGCTCCGCAGGGCGGTCGGACCGGGGCCAATTCGGGCGGTGGCCCGGGCTTCCCCGGTGCCGGTGCACGCGGCGGAAGTTCGACCCAAGAGGGCGAAGAGATCAAGGCCGTCCCGGCGGTCTGGACGCCGACCTTGGACGGTGACTCGCTCTTTGTCCTTGCCGGTGACGGCAGCATGTTGCTCTTTGACAAGCGGTACGGCGTCGACCTGACCGCGCCGAGCGCGACGATGGCCTGGCCGAACGCCGGTGACCAGATCTGCGGGCTCGCCCCGTTGGAGATCGTCTTCAAGATCGAGGACTGGGGGGTCGGCGTCGACCCCAACAGCATCAAGGTGACGATCAACGGCCAAGAGTATTCGACCGAGCCCATGCGCGAGGGGTACGTCTCCGTCAAGGTGAACGCGATCAACCCGCGCAACAAGCCGCTTGCCGACGGACGGGCCACGTTGGTCGTCCACGTCACGGACTGGCTGGGCAATGTGCTGGACCAGAAGTTCTCCCTGACCATCGACAACAGCCTGAAGCCGTTGGGTTCGCCGAAGAAGCCCGAGTCGACGACCGGCGGGTTCCCCGGTGCCGGTGGCAAGGGTGGCGGCGGAGGCAGCGCGGACGGCGGATAG
- the dprA gene encoding DNA-processing protein DprA: MSPLFWQYLLAAELPQDKAQAFFRTLAPSLDPAAALRQWRGLGDAERRRIELCDLKRFERAMERGVDIVPRDGLPHTLLEVQAPPQAVFTWGHQDAWDRPMVAVVGTRAASAYGRAAAFKFAQSLASEGVTVVSGGALGIDAAAHDGALSVGGSTIAVLGHGIDKVYPSSNGPLFERIRSAGLLISPFAVGAPSLPQRFLQRNAVIAGLAHATLVVEAPAESGALSTAVAAAELGREVFVVPSTIHQASFSGSHRLIRDGATLVDHPFQILDHLGIEPRGDVPEAPPALDGTAGRLLEALAEGGLTADQLAAKTGVAPDEVLAEITMLEVEGRVVRDGPGYSLKP, translated from the coding sequence ATGAGCCCGCTCTTTTGGCAATACCTGTTGGCGGCCGAGCTGCCGCAGGACAAGGCGCAAGCGTTCTTCCGGACGCTTGCGCCTTCGCTTGACCCGGCGGCCGCCCTGCGCCAGTGGCGAGGACTGGGCGACGCGGAGAGGCGTCGGATAGAACTGTGCGACCTCAAGCGGTTTGAGAGGGCTATGGAGCGGGGCGTGGACATTGTCCCGCGTGACGGTCTGCCGCACACCTTGTTGGAGGTCCAGGCACCTCCGCAGGCGGTGTTCACCTGGGGCCACCAGGACGCATGGGACAGACCCATGGTCGCCGTCGTCGGCACCCGCGCCGCCTCGGCCTATGGCCGGGCGGCGGCGTTCAAGTTTGCCCAGTCCTTGGCCTCCGAAGGAGTCACGGTCGTCAGCGGCGGGGCCCTGGGGATCGACGCGGCCGCCCATGATGGCGCTCTTTCGGTCGGGGGCTCGACGATCGCCGTATTGGGCCACGGCATCGACAAGGTGTATCCCAGCAGCAACGGGCCGCTCTTTGAGCGGATCCGGTCCGCCGGACTCCTCATCAGCCCCTTCGCCGTCGGCGCGCCGTCTCTGCCCCAACGGTTTCTCCAGCGCAACGCCGTCATCGCCGGCCTTGCCCATGCGACGCTCGTGGTGGAGGCCCCGGCCGAGTCGGGGGCGCTCTCGACCGCCGTCGCCGCGGCTGAGTTGGGAAGGGAAGTGTTTGTCGTGCCCAGCACGATCCACCAGGCCTCCTTCAGCGGCTCTCACCGCCTCATCCGGGACGGGGCGACCCTGGTCGACCACCCGTTCCAGATCCTCGACCACCTCGGAATCGAGCCACGAGGCGACGTGCCCGAGGCTCCCCCGGCTCTGGACGGCACGGCCGGCCGGTTGCTGGAGGCCCTGGCCGAGGGAGGATTGACCGCCGACCAACTGGCCGCCAAGACCGGCGTGGCGCCCGACGAAGTCTTGGCGGAGATCACCATGCTCGAGGTCGAAGGCCGTGTCGTGCGTGACGGGCCGGGATACTCTCTCAAACCATGA
- a CDS encoding amidohydrolase family protein → MKGVYSTWGPYGWGVYRVELGGGEAKFEPTGGVSEGVLAPGLVDVHIHGAFGTDFMSADLPSMVKLCDQLAGQGYDAFLPTTVTAPLDDVVAALGSLPDHPMVAGFHLEGPFISPKHPGAQPPESIVVSDPAWDKVLDDPRLRLVTLAPEQPGGLDLVRRLAARGVVVSLGHTDATFDQATEAARAGADHATHTFNAMRPFHHREPGTVGWVLQDDRAYAELIYDRTHVHPDAASLLLRAKPQDKVVGVSDSTMASGLPAGTPLTMWGHACEVGDKTVRLASNGALAGSAVTLLDVFQNLAADFGPETAVRCCSVNPRARLQLAAPPKRYLRFGPDLRLRDIHEC, encoded by the coding sequence ATGAAGGGCGTCTACTCCACCTGGGGGCCATACGGCTGGGGGGTCTACCGTGTCGAACTGGGCGGCGGGGAGGCAAAGTTTGAACCTACGGGTGGGGTGTCTGAGGGCGTCTTGGCGCCGGGACTTGTCGACGTGCACATCCACGGGGCCTTCGGGACCGACTTTATGTCGGCCGACCTGCCGTCGATGGTCAAACTTTGCGACCAACTGGCCGGACAGGGCTACGACGCCTTTCTGCCGACGACGGTGACGGCCCCGCTCGACGACGTCGTCGCGGCTCTGGGCAGCCTTCCCGACCATCCCATGGTCGCGGGGTTCCACCTGGAAGGCCCCTTCATCAGCCCCAAGCACCCTGGGGCGCAGCCGCCGGAGTCCATCGTCGTGAGCGACCCGGCCTGGGACAAGGTCCTCGACGACCCTCGTCTCCGGCTGGTGACCTTGGCTCCGGAGCAGCCTGGCGGGCTCGACCTCGTCCGGCGTTTGGCGGCCCGAGGCGTGGTCGTGAGCCTGGGGCACACCGACGCCACCTTTGACCAAGCGACCGAGGCGGCCCGGGCAGGGGCCGACCATGCGACCCACACCTTCAACGCGATGCGGCCGTTCCATCATCGCGAACCGGGCACGGTCGGGTGGGTCTTGCAAGACGACCGGGCCTACGCCGAACTCATCTACGACCGGACCCACGTGCATCCCGACGCGGCGTCGTTGCTCCTGCGGGCCAAACCCCAGGACAAGGTCGTCGGTGTCAGCGACAGCACGATGGCCTCGGGCCTGCCCGCCGGTACGCCCCTGACCATGTGGGGCCACGCCTGCGAGGTCGGCGACAAAACGGTCCGCTTGGCGAGTAACGGTGCGTTGGCCGGTAGCGCGGTGACGTTGCTTGATGTCTTCCAGAACTTAGCGGCCGACTTTGGGCCCGAGACGGCGGTGCGTTGTTGCTCGGTCAACCCCCGCGCCAGACTCCAATTGGCCGCTCCGCCCAAGAGATATCTCAGATTCGGCCCGGACCTCCGCCTGCGGGACATCCATGAGTGCTAA